The window GCCCTCGTCATAAGGGGGATACTTACTTAAGCAAAAGCTTTGTACAAGTTAAGTTTTAATAGTAAAGTATTCCTATCCGGAAAGTTATTTCTTGACAAGTTTGGGCCTGTACGATAAAATCATACCCAGGGATGTCTTTGGTATGGATTCCCAAATACGCCATCCAATTTCAGCATCCTGGCAAAATAGGTTCAGTACTGTTATATAATAAGCGGGTGTGGCGGAATGGCAGACGCGCTAGACTTAGGATCTAGTGTCTACGACGTGCAGGTTCAAGTCCTGTCACCCGCACTCAAGATATACTAAAAATCCGAATCCGGTTCCGGGCAGGAACGGCTTCGGATTTTTAGTATATCTTGAGTGCGAAAAGCAAAAACGGCGGTATCGTGCATGATACCGCCATTTTTGTCATGAGGGGAACCCACATTAAGGTAAAATGTTAAAAATAGGGGCAAAATTGCATCATAGCATTGATAGAATCCTGCTCCTCCAAGCAGTATAATAATGATATAATCACATAAAGGAGGAAATGCTATGAGTTTAGGAAATAATTTGTTTAAGGCACGGAAGAAAAAAGGAGTGCCTCAGGAATATGTTGCAGAAAAACTAGGTGTAAGCCGTCAGACCATATCCAAATGGGAAACAGGCGTTTCCCAAACAAAAGGATATTAAGGAACAACCTGTGTTTACCTGCTTGCGGATAAAAGAATATTGTTATTGAATTAAGAGGTACTACATAGATGTGTTTTGGTATCTCTTTTTTATTGATGTGAAACAGCAGACTATTTCATTTCTGCTTGATTACTCTAAACTTATCAGGCTGTGGTTTGTCAAGGGCTTGTTGTGTAAGCAATGCTGAACAGCACCCTTTACAAAACATAGACGGATAAGTAACTTTTCATAAGCAGAAAAGAAATGACAATCCTTAAAGATGAATGATATAATAAATGTAAAGACAAATTGGAAGATGTGGAGATAGCGAAAATGAAATTGAAAAATCCCATGCTGGTAGTAACAGATATAGACAAATCAGTCGAGTTTTACAAAAAGTTTTTTGGGCTTCATGTGATTATGGATTTTGGGGCAAATAAAACTTTAACAGGCGGTTTGGCTTTGCAGACAGTTGAAACATATAAAGACTTTATCGGGAAGAGCGATATTTCTT of the Luxibacter massiliensis genome contains:
- a CDS encoding helix-turn-helix transcriptional regulator, giving the protein MSLGNNLFKARKKKGVPQEYVAEKLGVSRQTISKWETGVSQTKGY